Proteins found in one Gaiellales bacterium genomic segment:
- the coaD gene encoding pantetheine-phosphate adenylyltransferase produces MPEAIAVCPGTYDPVTTGHLDVIRRASGLFDRVIVAVVRNPRHKQTTMFTLEDRIRFIQDSLDSASNITVEGFTTLVVDFARSRGARAIVKGLRAVSDFEWEFQMNNLNRGMAPEIETIYLMASPEYSFLSSRGVREIASFGGSVSDYVPEPVARRLSEMHAAGQI; encoded by the coding sequence ATGCCTGAGGCGATCGCGGTCTGCCCGGGCACCTACGACCCGGTCACCACCGGCCACCTGGACGTGATCCGGCGGGCCTCCGGCCTGTTCGACCGCGTGATCGTGGCCGTCGTGCGCAATCCCCGGCACAAGCAGACGACGATGTTCACGCTGGAGGATCGGATCCGGTTCATCCAGGACTCGCTGGACTCCGCGTCGAACATCACCGTGGAAGGATTTACAACGCTCGTTGTGGATTTCGCCCGCTCCCGCGGCGCCCGTGCGATCGTGAAGGGGCTGCGGGCCGTCTCGGACTTCGAGTGGGAGTTCCAGATGAACAACCTGAACCGGGGCATGGCACCGGAGATCGAGACCATTTACCTGATGGCGTCGCCGGAGTACAGTTTCCTCTCTTCGCGAGGGGTGCGCGAGATCGCGTCGTTCGGCGGATCGGTGTCAGACTACGTACCCGAGCCGGTCGCGCGGCGGCTCAGCGAGATGCACGCCGCAGGCCAGATCTGA
- the rsmD gene encoding 16S rRNA (guanine(966)-N(2))-methyltransferase RsmD: MRIVAGERKGARLAAPPGRATRPTSDRVRESLFAILADVEGARVLDPFAGSGALGFEALSRGAADVAFCELDGAALSVLRENAARLRYADRCTIRRQDGRRRLASDSAAGLTYDLILLDPPYQMLPSLTDRLAAQLPALLAPGARAVLESDASGAALDLPLTVLAERTYGGTRVTVLAHA; encoded by the coding sequence ATGCGGATCGTGGCCGGGGAGCGGAAGGGCGCGCGGCTCGCGGCCCCTCCCGGACGGGCCACGCGGCCGACGTCCGACCGGGTGCGCGAGTCGCTCTTCGCGATCCTGGCCGACGTCGAAGGCGCGCGCGTGCTCGACCCGTTCGCGGGCAGCGGGGCGCTCGGCTTCGAGGCGCTCTCGCGGGGCGCGGCGGACGTGGCCTTCTGCGAGCTCGACGGGGCGGCGCTCTCGGTGCTGCGGGAGAACGCGGCCCGGCTCCGGTACGCTGACCGTTGCACCATCCGCCGTCAGGACGGTCGCCGCCGGCTCGCGTCGGACTCGGCCGCCGGCCTGACATACGACCTGATACTCCTCGATCCGCCCTACCAGATGCTGCCGTCCCTGACCGACCGCCTCGCCGCCCAGCTGCCGGCGCTGCTCGCGCCCGGCGCCCGCGCCGTGCTCGAGTCCGACGCCTCCGGCGCCGCACTCGATCTGCCCCTGACGGTGCTGGCCGAGCGCACCTACGGCGGCACCCGCGTCACCGTCCTCGCCCATGCCTGA